The Pukyongia salina genome segment CGCCTACTATTACGGCCGGAAGCATGGAAATAATGATCTTAAGGGAAAATTTCGTCTCTTCGTTCCATTTAAATTTCAGCAGGCCACTAAGGATTTCCCATACATCTTTGCGGAAAACCACTATGGTACTAAGTGCGGTGGCGAAATGTAGGACCACGGTAAAGAGAAGGCTTTCCTCGGGAACAGATGTATCTCCCAGGATCGCTTTCCCCAATTCGAGATGTCCACTGGAAGAAACGGGTAGAAATTCGGTGAAACCCTGTACAACGCCAAGGATAATAGCGTCCCAAATGTTCATGGGTTATTTCTCTTGGTTCGGATTCAACAGAATGGCATACACTTCAAACCCAAAACCAATAAGGATAAGTGCAGGAGCCAGGCGTATGCGTCGCCAGTTGTATATCTCCGGATTGAAAACATTAGGATCGTCGCTACCACCACCCGCCATAAGGATGAATCCCAGGGTGATAAATGCCAATCCGATAAGCATGAACTTATAATTCTTTTTCTCGAAAATGAAGCTGTGAATCTTCGCTGCTTCTTTGCGTTTTTTCTCTCCCATGATTATTTGAATTCAGTAAAGATAATTTCGTCATCCATGGCTAATTGCGCAATATGATTGGAAGTTCCTGTTATCACTTTAGCCAGGTGCAAGGTAACTTTTTTATTTAAAACCGTTTCTTCCAGTTCGGAGAGGGTATAGCCTTGTTCTAACCCTCTGTTTATGTAGTAAAAATCTCCATTTTCTTCGGCAAAGACTATATCCAGGGTGCCGCCTTCGTAGATTTTGGCGACTACGATTTCTTTTACATCACAATCCTCGGGTTTTGGATTCTGAATAATACAGCTTGAGAAAAGCAATGGGAGTACAAGTAATACGGTAATTTTCTTAATAGTACAATTCATCGGTACGTAAATTTAAAAAACGTTGAGTGGCGAAAAATGTACTGATCCAGGTGATGATAAGCCCCATCAGAAAAATAAAAACAAACAACGACACAATTAAAGTACTGTCTCGTGTTAATCCTAATTCGGGGAAGGTTTTGTTGAGATAATATAATACCAATGCCATGCCTCCCATGGCCAGGACAGAACCTAACATCCCTAATCGAACACTCTTCCATATAAAAGGACGCCTTATAAACTGTTTGGTTGCGCCTACCATCTGCATTGTTTTAATGGTAAATCGTTTGGCATATACCGAAAGACGGATAGAACTATTTATAAGAAGGATGGCTATAATAAGGAAAACTGCTGCTATTATAAGCACCCACAAACTAATGCGTTTTACATTTTGCGTAAGCTTCTCGATAAGGGGTTTATCATACCCTATGTCGTCTACAAAAGGTTTGCTTTTTAATTCGGCAATGATCTCCTCAACTTTTTCGGGAGTGACGAAATCTGCATTCAGGCGTACGTCAATGTTGTTCAATAACGGATTATCACCCAGGTAATCTACATAATCCTCTCCAATTTCGGCCATGTGAATTTCGGCGGCTTCTTCCTTGGACACATAGTTTGCAGAACGTGTATAATCGGCCATTTGTAAACTTTGCTTCAATTGGTTGATTTCAACCTCCTTGGCTGTGTCCTTCAGAAAAATAACTATAGGAACCTGTTCCTTAAAATGATCTGCCACCCGTTTCGAATTCAACACAAGTAGTCCCAGTATCCCTAATAGGAATAGCACCAGGGAGATGCTAATCACTACCGAGAAATAAGAAGAGATTAAACGTCTTTTTTGATACTTTTCGAATGCTGTAGCCATACATTAAGCCTTATCGACCGTAAAAATACAATGAATTTCAGTTCAATTACCTACTAACGAAGAAAGTTTCAACAATCTTATAAATAGGCTTACTTTTGATAGATAAATTTAAGAGCGATCAAGTTTAAACTTCTTCAGGAATTGAAAATTTCGCGGCCCGGATTGTGGTTTCCAACTGTCTGGATCTACCTGGTTCCTTTTAGTTTTGCCACCCAATTCTGGAGCCAAGCTGTATTTTGGATCGGACTCTTCTTCGTCACCTTTCCTTTAAATTATCTTGTCTACGGCCTGAACGATTTTAACGATACCAAGGCCGATGCCTACAATAAAAGAAAGGGAAATTTCCTCTTTGGCGCGCGTTTTTCGAAAGAACAACTGAGAGGAACTCCGCTAAAGATAACTATAGTGGTACTACCGTTTATCATCTTGTTTACCGTATTGGCAGGATATAAGATGTTCTTGTTACTTCTCTTTATGGTTGCCATCAATGTACTATATAATTTCAGGCCCTTTCGCTTAAAGGAAAGGCCGCCCTTCGAGATCATTATCCAGATTGGCTATGTATTTACTGCTTTGTTCAGTGTGCTTCTGAATGACATTGAAATGATCCCCTGGCAAACACTTGTCTACCTGTGTCTCTTTGCTTTTCAGGCGCATCTGGCGGGGGAGATCATGGACATAGAACCCGATAGACAGGGAGGAAAAAGAACAACCGCCACCGTTATTGGCAGAGTTCCTTCCAAATTGATCATGCTAGGTTTGCTTCTCTCCGAAGTATACATACTTTATTTTTGGTTTAACGATCATGTGCTTTCTGCCTTCCTTGCAATATTTTCCAGCTGGCTGGTGATCGATCTGCTGTTTCTATTCAGGGCGAAGCCGTATTCGGTGTTTCAGATGAAACTTTTTGGAATCGCCATGAACGTTTCGGCTATTTTATCCATGTTATGGATACTGTATTCGGGAAACCTCTTACAGCCTAATTTTTAAGGCGAAACGGGCGTACTTCTGCTTAGAAATCTTAAATTTGCTCCTTCGCACTAAAACAAATTATGAGTCAGTATCATTTTAACGATATCGAAGCCAAATGGCAGCAATTCTGGGCCGAAAATAAGACCTTCAAAGCCGAAAATAAAAGCGATAAGCCAAAGTACTATGTGCTTGATATGTTCCCCTATCCTTCTGGAGCAGGGCTGCATGTAGGGCATCCGCTAGGCTATATTGCCAGCGATGTTTATACCAGGTACAAGCGCCATAAAGGTTATAATGTTCTGCATCCTATGGGATACGATAGTTTTGGTTTACCTGCCGAACAATATGCAATTCAAACCGGGCAGCACCCTGCCGAAACCACCTTGGTGAATATAGAAGGAGGCGTGGATAAAAGCGGTACCACCATCAAAGGCTACAGAAAGCAGTTGGATAAGATAGGTTTTTCGTTCGACTGGAGCCGGGAGGTACGCACCTCCGATCCCAAATATTACAAATGGACCCAGTGGATCTTTATTCAGTTATTCGAAAGCTGGTATGATAAGGATGCCGATAAGGCAAAAGATAT includes the following:
- a CDS encoding cell division protein FtsX; translated protein: MATAFEKYQKRRLISSYFSVVISISLVLFLLGILGLLVLNSKRVADHFKEQVPIVIFLKDTAKEVEINQLKQSLQMADYTRSANYVSKEEAAEIHMAEIGEDYVDYLGDNPLLNNIDVRLNADFVTPEKVEEIIAELKSKPFVDDIGYDKPLIEKLTQNVKRISLWVLIIAAVFLIIAILLINSSIRLSVYAKRFTIKTMQMVGATKQFIRRPFIWKSVRLGMLGSVLAMGGMALVLYYLNKTFPELGLTRDSTLIVSLFVFIFLMGLIITWISTFFATQRFLNLRTDELYY
- a CDS encoding UbiA family prenyltransferase — its product is MKISRPGLWFPTVWIYLVPFSFATQFWSQAVFWIGLFFVTFPLNYLVYGLNDFNDTKADAYNKRKGNFLFGARFSKEQLRGTPLKITIVVLPFIILFTVLAGYKMFLLLLFMVAINVLYNFRPFRLKERPPFEIIIQIGYVFTALFSVLLNDIEMIPWQTLVYLCLFAFQAHLAGEIMDIEPDRQGGKRTTATVIGRVPSKLIMLGLLLSEVYILYFWFNDHVLSAFLAIFSSWLVIDLLFLFRAKPYSVFQMKLFGIAMNVSAILSMLWILYSGNLLQPNF
- a CDS encoding DUF3098 domain-containing protein; the protein is MGEKKRKEAAKIHSFIFEKKNYKFMLIGLAFITLGFILMAGGGSDDPNVFNPEIYNWRRIRLAPALILIGFGFEVYAILLNPNQEK